A section of the Thunnus albacares chromosome 6, fThuAlb1.1, whole genome shotgun sequence genome encodes:
- the bmp16 gene encoding bone morphogenetic protein 16 has protein sequence MFPANLLLLMVLLLPQASSGRQGGDTSEIDHDRVSPTPSSLLPPPAGSPLEPSLAQTIQSLLLSRLGLQSQPDPRHGVPVPRYLLDLYRFHQQQFHLLEDPSFSFPSHHIQQANTVRSFHHTEPLGNSLPAEDHKRVHISFNISSIPQDERVLSAELRLLRSDRASLGPGPHRLNLYLSEHHEDPEPALLETRLLTTGLHSRKASGFWEAFSLSAELLHKALAESGSLGFLLEVRPENSTTLLHDQSLLSAANEEVGEKHKEGHLRVCRSVGQDEHSWAQERPLLVTYSHDGRGEPLVKHGRRKQSGGQRMRGRKGTKERTRSSSKGRNRDQTWGRAKKTAYAVPGWGGDKTGVSWSESGRVKRNGGRAAKLKRLSRNRCRRHPLYVDFNDVGWHKWIIAPSGYDAYFCLGECRFPLADHMNSSSHAMVQTLVNSVNGAVPRACCVPTSLSPIALLYLDPQDRVVLKNYQDMAVEGCGCR, from the exons ATGTTCCCTGCTAACCTCCTGCTCCTCATGGTCCTGCTGCTACCTCAAGCCTCGTCTGGTCGCCAGGGTGGAGACACCAGCGAGATCGACCATGACAGGGTATCCCCCACGCCTTCCTCTTTATTGCCCCCACCAGCAGGTTCCCCCCTGGAGCCCAGCCTGGCTCAGACCATCCAGAGTCTCCTCCTGAGCCGGCTGGGCCTGCAGTCGCAGCCTGACCCTCGGCACGGAGTGCCGGTGCCCCGGTACCTTCTGGATCTTTACCGCTTCCACCAGCAGCAGTTCCATCTACTGGAGGACCCTTCCTTTAGCTTCCCAAGCCACCACATCCAGCAGGCCAACACCGTACGCAGCTTTCACCACACTG AGCCCCTTGGGAACAGTCTTCCAGCAGAAGATCATAAGAGGGTGCACATCTCCTTCAATATCTCCTCCATCCCACAGGATGAGAGGGTGCTCTCTGCTGAGCTTCGGCTCCTCCGCAGTGACAGAGCCTCGCTGGGCCCTGGACCACACAGACTAAACCTGTACCTCTCTGAGCACCATGAGGACCCTGAACCTGCCCTTCTAGAGACAAGATTACTCACCACTGGCCTCCACAGTCGTAAAGCAAGTGGCTTTTGGGAAGCTTTTAGCCTAAGTGCAGAGCTCCTCCATAAGGCCCTTGCTGAGAGTGGCAGCCTGGGCTTCCTGCTGGAGGTCAGACCAGAGAACAGCACCACCTTGCTCCATGACCAGagcctcctctctgctgcaAACGAGGAGGTgggagagaaacacaaagagggacacCTGAGGGTATGCAGGTCTGTGGGGCAGGATGAGCACAGCTGGGCCCAGGAGAGACCTCTCTTGGTGACTTACAGTCATGACGGGCGTGGAGAGCCTTTAGTTAAACATGGCAGGAGGAAGCAGAGTGGTGGCCAGAGgatgagagggagaaaaggCACAAAAGAGAGGACCAGGAGCAGCAGCAAGGGCCGCAACAGAGACCAAACCTGGGGGAGGGCCAAAAAGACGGCCTATGCAGTGCCAGGCTGGGGAGGCGATAAAACAGGGGTCAGTTGGAGTGAAAGTGGAAGGGTGAAAAGAAATGGAGGTCGTGCTGCGAAACTGAAACGTCTTTCCCGTAACAGATGCCGCCGTCATCCTCTATATGTAGATTTCAACGACGTGGGCTGGCACAAGTGGATCATTGCACCCAGCGGCTACGACGCCTACTTCTGCCTTGGAGAGTGTCGCTTTCCTCTGGCAGACCACATGAACTCCTCTAGCCATGCCATGGTGCAAACTCTGGTAAACTCTGTGAATGGAGCAGTGCCCCGGGCATGCTGTGTCCCCACATCCCTCAGTCCCATCGCCCTGCTCTACCTGGACCCTCAAGACCGAGTGGTACTGAAGAATTACCAGGACATGGCAGTGGAGGGCTGTGGCTGCCGGTAG